One Equus caballus isolate H_3958 breed thoroughbred chromosome 14, TB-T2T, whole genome shotgun sequence DNA segment encodes these proteins:
- the CKMT2 gene encoding creatine kinase S-type, mitochondrial — protein MASIFSKLLTGRNASLLFATMGTGALTTGYLLNRQNVYADAREHHRLFPPSADYPDLRKHNNCMAECLTPAIYAKLRNKVTPNGYTLDQCIQTGVDNPGHPFIKTVGMVAGDEESYEVFADLFDPVIKLRHNGYDPRVMKHPTDLDASKITQGQFDERYVLSSRVRTGRSIRGLSLPPACTRAERREVENVAIMALEGLKGDLAGRYYKLSEMTEQDQQQLIDDHFLFDKPVSPLLTCAGMARDWPDARGIWHNHDKTFLIWINEEDHTRVISMEKGGNMKRVFERFCRGLKEVERLIQERGWEFMWNERLGYILTCPSNLGTGLRAGVHVRIPKLSKDPRFSKILENLRLQKRGTGGVDTAAVADVYDISNIDRIGRSEVELVQIVIDGVNYLVDCEKKLERGQDIKVPPPLPQFSKK, from the exons ATGGCCAGTATCTTCTCTAAGTTGCTAACTGGCCGCAATGCTTCGTTGCTATTTGCTACCATGGGCACTGGTGCCCTGACTACCGGCTACCTGCTGAACCGGCAGAACGTGTATGCTGACGCCCGGGAGCATCACAGGCTCTTCCCTCCAAG CGCTGACTACCCGGATCTGCGCAAGCACAACAACTGCATGGCGGAGTGCCTCACCCCCGCCATCTACGCCAAGCTCCGCAACAAGGTGACGCCCAACGGCTACACCCTGGACCAGTGCATCCAGACTGGCGTGGACAACCCCGGCCACCCCTTCATAAAGACGGTGGGCATGGTGGCTGGGGACGAGGAGTCCTATGAG GTGTTTGCCGACCTTTTTGACCCTGTCATCAAACTAAGGCACAATGGCTATGACCCCAGGGTGATGAAGCACCCCACAGATCTGGATGCATCCAAG ATCACCCAGGGGCAGTTTGATGAGCGCTATGTGCTGTCGTCTCGGGTGCGCACTGGCCGCAGCATCCGCGGGCTAAGCCTGCCACCCGCCTGCACCCGGGCCGAGCGGAGGGAGGTGGAGAACGTGGCCATCATGGCCCTGGAGGGCCTCAAGGGGGACCTGGCCGGCCGCTACTACAAGCTGTCTGAGATGACGGAGCAGGACCAGCAGCAGCTCATCGAC GACCACTTTCTGTTTGATAAGCCAGTGTCCCCTTTACTAACATGTGCTGGGATGGCCCGTGACTGGCCAGATGCCAGGGGAATCTG GCACAATCATGACAAGACATTTCTCATCTGGATTAATGAAGAAGACCACACCAGGGTAATCTCTATGGAGAAAGGAGGCAATATGAAAAGAGTATTTGAGCGATTCTGTCGTGGACTCAAAGAA GTAGAACGCTTAATCCAAGAACGAGGCTGGGAGTTCATGTGGAATGAGCGCCTCGGGTACATTCTGACCTGCCCTTCGAACCTGGGCACTGGATTGCGGGCAGGTGTCCACGTTAGGATCCCAAAGCTCAGCAAG GATCCACGCTTTTCTAAGATCCTGGAGAACCTGAGACTCCAGAAGCGTGGCACGGGTGGTGTGGACACTGCAGCAGTGGCGGATGTGTATGATATTTCTAACATAGATCGAATCGGTCGGTCAGAG GTTGAGCTTGTTCAGATAGTCATCGATGGAGTCAATTACCTGGTGGATTGTGAAAAGAAGCTGGAGAGAGGCCAAGATATTAAGGTGCCACCACCTCTACCTCAGTTTAGCAAGAAGTGA